One region of Candidatus Parvarchaeota archaeon genomic DNA includes:
- a CDS encoding beta-CASP ribonuclease aCPSF1, with product MLELKEIEKKIAEIIPADCDLSKIEPEGLDIVIYLKNINQFYKNDQMIRRLASAVRKRVFIRSDPSSLTNPEDSLAAIKSLVPAEAGVTEINFNPDFCEVNIEALKPGLVIGKGGLTLRSIIQKTGWAPNVLRTPTMDSSTIRGVRKSLLREAAHRKKFLINLGKKICTTVPKSDWVKITALGGFQEVGRSCTLVQTPHSKVLIDCGINPDTSDNTRTYPYLNALGFEPAQLDAVILTHAHLDHSGFLPYLYAYGFEGPVYCTTPTRELVTLLQMDYLNLVNKNTEQGAPYGVKDIQKQLAHMITLDYWEVMDITPEIKLTYYNAGHMLGSAIVHLHIGEGLHNLVFSGDIKYGYSKLFDQAVTSFPRCETLFIESTYGGRDDIMSNRFDSDKRLFGLINQTIEKKGKIIIPVFSVGRAQEIMLVLEEQMSKNPKYNFPVYLDGMILEASAIHTAYPQYLRHNVQMRILSNDSPFESHIFETVKTDRKAIVEGDPAVILAPSGMMSGGPILEYFRLLADDPKNMLMFVGYQSTQSLGRKVQRGMKEVPIMSEAGRSEMIRVNMQVQSVEGYSGHSDRHQLISFLKNIKPKPEKVFTLHGDETKCEDLARSISKMMHIDARAPMDLDAIRLK from the coding sequence TTGTTGGAACTAAAGGAAATAGAAAAAAAAATCGCGGAGATAATACCGGCAGACTGCGATCTGTCAAAAATAGAGCCCGAGGGCCTTGACATAGTCATCTACCTGAAAAACATCAATCAATTCTACAAAAACGACCAGATGATTCGCAGGCTTGCAAGCGCTGTCAGAAAGCGCGTTTTTATCCGCTCCGACCCCTCGTCGCTTACAAATCCTGAGGACTCGCTTGCAGCAATCAAGTCCCTGGTTCCTGCAGAGGCCGGTGTCACTGAAATCAACTTCAACCCTGATTTTTGCGAAGTCAACATAGAGGCCCTAAAGCCCGGGCTTGTGATAGGCAAGGGAGGCCTCACTCTTCGCTCCATAATACAAAAGACTGGCTGGGCCCCAAATGTTCTTAGGACCCCCACAATGGACTCAAGCACAATACGGGGGGTCAGAAAGTCCTTGTTGCGCGAGGCTGCCCACAGGAAAAAATTCCTCATTAACCTTGGCAAGAAAATCTGCACAACAGTGCCAAAAAGCGACTGGGTCAAGATAACCGCCCTTGGCGGCTTCCAGGAAGTTGGACGGTCCTGCACACTGGTCCAAACCCCGCACAGCAAAGTCCTGATAGACTGCGGCATTAATCCTGACACTTCAGACAACACGCGCACCTATCCATATCTAAACGCCCTTGGCTTTGAGCCTGCGCAGCTGGATGCAGTAATCCTCACTCACGCACACCTAGACCATTCGGGCTTTTTGCCCTACCTCTATGCCTATGGCTTTGAAGGGCCCGTCTACTGCACCACCCCGACAAGGGAGCTTGTCACGCTTTTGCAGATGGATTATCTGAATCTTGTGAACAAGAACACGGAGCAGGGGGCCCCTTATGGCGTCAAGGACATCCAAAAACAGCTTGCGCACATGATAACCCTGGATTACTGGGAAGTGATGGACATCACTCCGGAAATCAAGCTGACCTACTACAATGCAGGGCACATGCTAGGAAGTGCCATAGTGCACTTGCACATAGGGGAGGGGCTGCACAACCTTGTTTTCAGCGGCGACATTAAGTATGGCTACTCAAAGCTGTTCGACCAGGCAGTAACCTCCTTCCCGCGCTGCGAGACGCTTTTCATTGAAAGCACTTACGGCGGAAGGGACGACATCATGTCAAACAGGTTTGACTCTGACAAGCGCCTGTTTGGCCTTATAAACCAGACAATAGAGAAAAAGGGCAAGATAATAATACCAGTGTTCTCGGTTGGCAGGGCCCAGGAAATCATGCTTGTGCTAGAGGAGCAGATGTCCAAGAATCCCAAATACAATTTTCCAGTATATCTGGACGGAATGATTCTTGAGGCGTCTGCAATACACACAGCATACCCGCAATACCTTCGCCACAATGTGCAAATGAGGATACTCTCAAACGATTCCCCTTTTGAGTCGCACATTTTTGAAACTGTAAAGACCGACAGGAAAGCAATAGTCGAAGGCGACCCGGCAGTCATTCTTGCGCCATCTGGCATGATGTCTGGAGGCCCCATTCTTGAGTACTTCAGGCTTCTTGCAGACGACCCGAAAAACATGCTCATGTTTGTCGGCTACCAGTCAACGCAGTCGCTAGGCAGGAAAGTGCAGCGGGGCATGAAGGAAGTGCCAATAATGTCGGAGGCTGGCAGAAGCGAGATGATACGGGTCAACATGCAGGTCCAGTCAGTGGAGGGCTACTCTGGCCACTCAGACCGCCACCAGCTAATCTCGTTTCTGAAAAACATTAAGCCAAAGCCTGAAAAAGTCTTCACACTGCATGGGGATGAGACAAAGTGCGAGGATTTGGCAAGAAGCATAAGCAAGATGATGCACATTGATGCCAGGGCCCCAATGGACCTTGATGCAATCAGGCTCAAGTAG
- a CDS encoding DUF1761 domain-containing protein codes for MNLTSNVNLLAVLIATFASMAIGMMWYSNALFGKAFLNAVGASTSKAKKDLQKQDMGKTYGLMLLSFAFMAFVLANILPYLGANNAIEGALAGFWLCAGFVVTTSASGVLFEKRKLELYLISNGYYLVCGAVMGAIIAIIT; via the coding sequence ATGAACCTAACCTCAAATGTGAATTTGCTGGCAGTGCTTATTGCAACTTTTGCAAGCATGGCAATTGGGATGATGTGGTACTCAAATGCCCTTTTTGGAAAAGCATTTTTAAATGCAGTGGGGGCTAGCACATCAAAGGCAAAAAAAGATTTACAGAAACAGGACATGGGCAAAACATACGGGCTTATGCTGCTCTCCTTTGCTTTCATGGCGTTTGTGCTTGCAAACATCTTGCCATATCTTGGAGCAAACAACGCAATTGAAGGCGCGCTTGCTGGTTTTTGGCTGTGCGCCGGTTTTGTTGTGACCACAAGTGCAAGCGGGGTGCTTTTTGAGAAAAGGAAGCTTGAGCTATATCTTATCAGCAACGGCTACTACCTTGTTTGCGGGGCTGTGATGGGGGCCATAATCGCAATAATTACATAA
- the psmB gene encoding archaeal proteasome endopeptidase complex subunit beta: protein MKTGTTTVGLVCSDGIIMAADKRASMGYFIASRDVQKIFQIDDKLSMTIAGGVGDAQELIRLLKAESKLYRLKYGKPLTAKAAATLLANLLYSYKFFPFYVQLLVGGTEDKPEIYSLDPLGGMTEEKYCSTGSGSPVAYGVLEEMFNAGGSVKDNMKVAVKAVAAAMKRDCATGEGIDLVTITKSGFKKHDKEEIAKLA, encoded by the coding sequence ATGAAGACAGGCACGACAACAGTCGGGCTTGTATGCTCTGATGGCATAATCATGGCTGCGGACAAGCGTGCATCAATGGGTTATTTTATCGCTTCCCGCGATGTGCAAAAAATATTTCAGATTGATGACAAGCTTTCAATGACTATTGCTGGTGGTGTTGGAGACGCACAAGAGCTAATCAGGCTCCTAAAAGCGGAATCCAAGCTCTACAGGCTAAAATACGGCAAACCGCTAACTGCCAAAGCGGCGGCAACCTTGCTTGCAAATCTTTTATATTCATACAAATTCTTCCCGTTCTATGTCCAGCTTCTGGTTGGAGGGACTGAAGACAAGCCTGAGATTTATTCTCTTGACCCGCTTGGCGGCATGACTGAGGAAAAATACTGCTCAACAGGAAGCGGCTCGCCAGTCGCTTACGGAGTTTTAGAAGAGATGTTCAATGCAGGCGGCTCTGTAAAAGACAACATGAAAGTTGCGGTAAAGGCTGTGGCGGCGGCAATGAAGCGCGATTGCGCGACAGGTGAGGGGATAGACCTAGTCACAATAACAAAATCCGGCTTTAAAAAACACGACAAGGAAGAGATAGCAAAACTTGCATAA